A stretch of the Bacillus licheniformis DSM 13 = ATCC 14580 genome encodes the following:
- the spoIIM gene encoding stage II sporulation protein M encodes MRKPTIKELIFQHMKDHLSIYLFVSVLFLMGVIFGAVIVNSMTIGQKEDLFYYLNQFFGQLSEGKAASSKEMFLQSFLHNMKYLGLMWILGISIIGLPVIFIMVFLKGIVVGFTVGFLVNQMGINGFFLSFVSVLPQNILLIPAYLIMGTCAIAFSMRLIRQLFVKRSLAEAPVHWFGRYAFVLVLILAMSLISSFFEAYLSPVLMEKLTEYVLPKQH; translated from the coding sequence ATGCGGAAGCCCACAATCAAAGAGCTCATCTTTCAACATATGAAGGACCATCTGTCGATCTATTTATTTGTTTCTGTGCTGTTCTTAATGGGTGTGATTTTCGGCGCGGTCATCGTCAACAGCATGACGATCGGTCAAAAAGAAGATTTGTTCTACTATTTGAATCAATTTTTTGGACAGCTTTCCGAAGGAAAAGCAGCCAGCTCAAAGGAAATGTTTTTGCAGAGCTTTCTTCATAATATGAAATATTTAGGCTTAATGTGGATTCTCGGGATATCCATCATCGGTCTGCCCGTCATTTTTATCATGGTCTTCTTAAAAGGGATCGTCGTCGGATTTACAGTCGGCTTTTTGGTCAATCAAATGGGAATCAACGGCTTTTTCCTGTCTTTTGTCTCCGTGCTCCCGCAAAATATTCTGCTGATCCCGGCGTACTTGATCATGGGCACCTGCGCCATCGCCTTTTCGATGAGGCTCATCCGCCAGCTTTTTGTTAAACGCAGCCTTGCAGAAGCACCTGTCCATTGGTTTGGCCGCTACGCTTTTGTACTCGTCCTGATTCTCGCAATGTCTCTTATATCCTCTTTCTTTGAAGCATACCTTTCGCCAGTGTTGATGGAAAAGCTGACAGAGTACGTCTTGCCGAAACAGCATTAA